A genomic stretch from Xiphophorus maculatus strain JP 163 A chromosome 16, X_maculatus-5.0-male, whole genome shotgun sequence includes:
- the LOC102218121 gene encoding 60S ribosomal protein L3 isoform X1 — protein MEVQLNGGRAADQVDWAKEHLEKAVPISAVFYQDEMIDVVGVTKGHGFKGVTSRWHTKKLPRKTHKGLRKVACIGAWHPACVAFTIARAGGH, from the exons ATGGAGGTGCAGCTGAATGGAGGCAGAGCCGCAGATCAAGTGGACTGGGCCAAGGAGCACTTGGAGAAAGCCGTGCCCATTTCTGCAGTGTTTTACCAGGATGAGATGATTGATGTCGTTGGAGTCACCAAAGGTCATGGCTTCAAAG GAGTTACAAGTCGCTGGCACACGAAGAAGCTTCCCAGAAAGACCCACAAGGGGCTGAGAAAGGTGGCCTGCATTGGTGCCTGGCATCCTGCATGTGTGGCCTTCACTATAGCTCGGGCCGG GGGCCACTGA
- the LOC102218385 gene encoding testis-expressed protein 2-like, producing MEESKLIFSLDHHDEGPSVVFSKDKLQTLDCQHDLSLRMNLDLNQSHHPQPLYLPHSPLSPGSLTDLTSASADLLISTGLVKSSSTDLKPKESSTLRGKPLLSLVKSLSTEISRRGEPDDSLSKSDSKLHLHPWKQVTHPKMPECGPVSGVLSENEDWASPRSAGSMSPTEPRGSSLIAELEDTRRRFSEAMQDPLSMLSKIMGDESSGSPKQGRASGTGDSSASQGSSERDGCSEDLDLRCRKRTDSENRALCDAPLKRLQEDQLMQSSDFPKQNMQSRDKHLEICTYGDVMELQTISTGKYPKTNLQSQVSVSGTSLPFYWLIPIGLLAYGLFVLPLPPYFAGLSMGIACGFILGLVVVFVFAPRRVRSRNKQGSQGKSTPMNVDLLDGKSMDTEIIEGWMNEAHSYDPDTFHPSILHSVYVTLDGSRLHLANPRASIPRWAAFDEPLHEAVFLHSRTYQLANSKVSLVPPGLARKRVWNKKYPICITLAEEELEVESLLEGQEEGETAEKPSIPSHRSPATLYLFGRTGREKEEWFQHLLSASKAEPQSESSPEENTEAQTGGEAVKEAPEEFADLSMKTKMLLEYSTYMMQLIGSDRNSPILSPSCSDKGSPSAGKKISTEDCVSGSEAGEDIGPVTESGGCSTDSQSAWINSLVGRIFWDFLREKYWADQVAHKIQKKLSKIKLPYFMNELTLADLDMGSCLPQVLTTSTPTLDRRGLWLDVELVYTGCLQMTLETKMNLCKLGKEGEAEAHSIPENLQMGSKPRLCLLADSDEESCSAGSSDEEEIPPFDPQSSLGDKNTPAATDGHAGGSTGRKILRFVDKIAKSKYFQKATENEYIKKKIAEVSNMPLMLSVEVLELSGTLTINIPPPPTDRIWYSFRVPPRLDLHVRPMLGEREVTFTHVTEWIEKKLQCEFQKIFVMPNMDDLYLPLMTSGLENPPASLHSSVISTSHQSSMESQEYMSE from the exons ATGGAGGAGAGCAAGCTTATCTTCAGCCTGGACCACCATGATGAAGGTCCCTCTGTTGTCTTTTCCAAAGACAAACTGCAAACCCTGGATTGCCAGCATGACCTCAGTTTAAGGATGAATCTAGACCTGAACCAAAGCCACCACCCCCAGCCTCTCTACCTGCCGCACTCTCCTTTATCTCCAGGTTCTTTAACCGATTTAACATCAGCATCAGCAGACCTCCTCATCTCAACTGGCTTGGTCAAATCCTCCTCCACAGACCTGAAGCCAAAGGAAAGCAGCACCCTGAGAGGTAAGCCCCTCCTCAGCCTAGTCAAGTCCCTCAGTACAGAAATCTCCCGCCGGGGTGAGCCTGATGACAGTCTGTCAAAGTCAGACTCCAAGCTGCATCTGCATCCCTGGAAGCAAGTTACTCATCCAAAGATGCCAGAATGTGGGCCTGTATCGGGGGTGTTGAGCGAAAATGAGGACTGGGCATCCCCCCGGTCTGCCGGCAGCATGTCTCCCACTGAACCCCGGGGCAGTTCCCTAATAGCTGAACTGGAGGACACCAGGAGGAGGTTTTCAGAGGCCATGCAGGATCCATTAAGCATGCTGAGTAAGATCATGGGGGATGAGAGCTCTGGAAGCCCCAAGCAGGGCAGAGCATCTGGTACAGGAGACTCATCAGCCTCCCAGGGAAGCAGTGAAAGAGACGGGTGCAGTGAAGATTTAGACCTCAGGTGTAGAAAGAGAACGGACAGTGAGAACAGAGCTCTGTGTGACGCTCCACTCAAAAGACTCCAAGAAGATCAATTGATGCAATCTTCAGActtcccaaaacaaaacatgcaaagcCGAGACAAGCATCTAGAAATCTGCACCTATGGGGATGTAATGGAGCTTCAGACGATTTCCACAGGGAAATATCCCAAAACTAACCTCCAGTCTCAAGTCTCTGTATCAGGAACATCATTGCCTTTTTACTGGCTCATCCCCATAGGTCTACTGGCTTACGGACTCTTTGTTCTCCCTCTGCCACCATACTTTGCCGGTCTGTCCATGGGGATTGCATGTGGCTTTATATTGGGCTTAGTGGTGGTCTTCGTGTTTGCCCCCCGACGTGTCcgcagcagaaacaaacagggGTCTCAAGGCAAGTCCACTCCCATGAACGTGGATCTGCTGGATGGAAAGTCCATGGACACAGAAATCATTGAG GGCTGGATGAATGAGGCGCACAGCTATGATCCTGACACCTTCCACCCCTCCATACTGCACTCAGTTTATGTGACGCTGGATGGGAGCAGGCTTCACTTGGCAAACCCCCGTGCCAGCATCCCCCGGTGGGCAGCTTTTGATGAGCCACTCCATGAAGCCGTGTTTTTGCACAGCCGTACTTACCAGCTGGCTAACAGCAAG GTGTCTCTGGTGCCTCCTGGTTTAGCTCGTAAGAGGGTTTGGAACAAGAAGTACCCCATCTGCATCACTCTGgctgaggaggagctggaggtaGAGAGTCTATTGGAAGGGCAGGAGGAGGGTGAAACAGCAGAGAAACCCAGCATCCCTAGCCATCGGTCTCCTGCCACTCTGTACCTATTTGGCCGcacaggaagagagaaagaggaatgGTTTCAGCACCTTCTGTCTGCTTCAAAGGCTGAACCCCAAAGTGAATCGAGCCCAGAGGAGAACACAG AAGCACAGACTGGCGGAGAGGCTGTTAAGGAAGCCCCAGAGGAGTTCGCCGACTtgtcaatgaaaacaaaaatgttgctgGAGTACAGCACCTACATGATGCAGCTGATTGGCTCAGACAGAAATAGTCCTATTCTCAGCCCCAGCTGCAGTGACAAAGGAAGCCCCTCAGCTGGCAAAAAG ATTTCCACTGAAGATTGTGTTTCTGGGAGTGAAGCCGGAGAGGACATCGGGCCGGTCACTGAGTCGGGTGGATGCTCCACAGACAGCCAGTCTGCATGGATAAATTCTCTGGTGGGGAGGATTTTCTGGGACTTTCTCCGAGAAAAATACTGGGCCGATCAAGTGGCTCACAAAATCCAGAAGAAACTCAGTAAGATCAAG TTGCCTTACTTCATGAATGAGTTGACCCTAGCTGATCTGGACATGGGAAGCTGCCTTCCTCAAGTCTTAACCACATCAACACCTACACTGGATCGCAGAG GTTTGTGGCTGGACGTGGAGTTAGTGTACACAGGCTGCCTTCAGATGACCCTGGAGACTAAGATGAACCTGTGTAAGCTGGGCAAAGAGGGAGAGGCTGAAGCTCACAGTATTCCCGAGAACCTGCAAATGGG ctctaaGCCGAGGCTGTGTTTACTAGCAGATAGCGACGAAGAGTCCTGCAGTGCTGGGTCTTCTGACGAAGAGGAAATACCCCCATTTGATCCACAGAGTTCACTGGGTGATAAGAACACTCCTGCAGCGACTGATGG gCACGCAGGTGGTAGTACAGGCAGGAAAATCCTGAGATTTGTGGATAAAATAGCAAAATCCAAATACTTCCAAAAGGCCACCGAAAACGAGTACATCAAGAAGAAAATAGCTGAGGTCTCCAACATGCCCCTAATGCTCAGTGTCGAGGTCCTGGAGCTTTCTGGAACACTCACCATCAACATACCTCCTCCTCCGACTGATAGAATCTG GTATAGTTTCCGAGTGCCTCCCAGGTTAGACCTCCATGTGCGCCCCATGCTTGGAGAGAGGGAGGTCACCTTTACTCATGTGACAGAGTGGATCGAGAAAAAACTCCAGTGCGAGTTCCAG aaaatatttgtcatGCCCAACATGGATGATTTATATCTGCCCCTGATGACATCCGGCCTGGAAAACCCTCCTGCATCCCTCCACTCCTCTGTGATTTCAACTTCCCACCAGTCTTCCATGGAGTCTCAGGAATACATGTCAGAATAG
- the rps2 gene encoding 40S ribosomal protein S2 encodes MADDAGGRGGFRGGFGAGGRGRGRGRGRGRGRGRGARGGKSEDKEWVPVTKLGRLVKDMKIKTLEEIYLYSLPIKESEIIDFFLGSGLKDEVLKIMPVQKQTRAGQRTRFKAFVAIGDYNGHVGLGVKCSKEVATAIRGAIILAKLSIVPVRRGYWGNKIGKPHTVPCKVTGRCGSVLVRLIPAPRGTGIVSAPVPKKLLMMAGIDDCYTSARGCTATLGNFAKATFDAISKTYSYLTPDLWKETVFTKSPYQEFTDHLAKTHTRVSVQRGQPVPAPTS; translated from the exons ATGGCGGACGACGCCGGTGGTAGAGGAGGTTTTCGCGGAGGCTTTGGCGCAGGTGGCCGCGGTCGTGGCCGTGGACGCGGCAGGGGCCGTGGAAGGGGCCGCGGTGCTCGGGGTGGCAAGTCCGAAGACAAGGAG TGGGTTCCCGTCACCAAGCTGGGCCGCCTTGTTAAGGACATGAAGATCAAGACGCTGGAGGAGATCTATCTCTACTCTCTGCCCATCAAG GAGTCTGAGATCATTGACTTCTTCCTGGGTTCTGGTCTGAAAGACGAGGTCCTGAAGATCATGCCTGTCCAAAAGCAGACCAGGGCTGGTCAGCGCACAAGATTCAAG GCCTTTGTTGCCATTGGCGACTACAACGGCCATGTTGGTCTGGGAGTGAAGTGCTCCAAGGAGGTAGCTACAGCTATCCGTGGAGCCATCATCCTGGCCAAGCTGTCCATCGTTCCAGTCAGGAGAGGTTACTGGGGTAACAAGATCGGCAAACCCCACACCGTGCCCTGCAAGGTGACGGGTCGCTGTGGCTCGGTACTGGTGCGTCTCATCCCGGCTCCCCGTGGTACTGGAATTGTGTCGGCGCCTGTGCCCAAAAAGCTGCTCATGATGGCTGGTATTGATGACTGCTACACCTCCGCCAGGGGCTGCACCGCCACGCTCGGCAACTTTG CTAAGGCCACCTTTGATGCCATCTCAAAGACCTACAGCTATCTGACCCCTGATCTGTGGAAGGAAACAGTTTTCACAAAGTCTCCATACCAG gagtTCACCGACCATCTGGCTAAGACTCACACCAGGGTGTCTGTGCAGCGGGGCCAGCCTGTGCCAGCTCCTACCTCCTAA
- the rnf151 gene encoding RING finger protein 151, producing the protein MADPDLSAQSGGYDVELFVDPPDYDLICTICQGVLRCPVRSACHHIFCKKCILQWLKRQETCPCCRKPVNPSLIFVMFKLSKSIGRLKIKCKNEIRGCAETFSLSEQYCHSMTCLYELIPCPYQGCRAQLLRRDIDTHARHCEHWRQPCHMGCGTILTHSTQTQHNCYKQLRQEYEARQRNHRAIATALHRKMKRMQSTMAHMKRQIGLICESLEVMDDLHEVEEEVDLGESSGSSSGSSSNSNC; encoded by the exons ATG GCTGACCCAGACCTTTCAGCACAGAGTGGGGGCTACGACGTGGAGCTGTTTGTAGACCCTCCGGACTACGATTTGATCTGCACCATTTGTCAGGGGGTCCTCAGATGTCCAGTAAGAAGTGCATGCCACCATATCTTCTGCAAGAAATGCATCTTACAGTGGCTGAAAAG ACAGGAGACCTGCCCCTGCTGCAGGAAGCCGGTAAACCCAAGCCTGATCTTTGTCATGTTCAAGTTGAGCAAATCGATTGGACGCTTGAAAATAAAG TGTAAAAATGAGATCCGTGGCTGTGCAGAGACCTTTTCCCTCTCAGAGCAGTACTGTCACAGCATGACATGCCTGTACGAGCTCATCCCCTGCCCGTACCAGGGCTGCAGGGCGCAACTCCTGCGCAGGGACATTGACACTCATGCGCGCCACTGTGAGCACTGGCGGCAGCCCTGCCACATGGGCTGTGGGACAATACTCACTCACAGCACCCAGACTCAGCACAACTGCTACAAACAGCTGAGGCAGGAGTACGAGGCCAGGCAGAGGAACCACAGGGCCATCGCCACGGCCCTGCATAGGAAGATGAAAAGGATGCAAAGCACCATGGCCCACATGAAGAGGCAAATAGGGTTAATATGTGAGAGCCTGGAGGTAATGGATGACCTACACGAGGTGGAAGAGGAAGTGGACCTTGGAGAGAGCAGCGGCAGTTCCAGTGGGTCTTCAAGCAACAGCAACTGCTAA
- the ndufb10 gene encoding NADH dehydrogenase [ubiquinone] 1 beta subcomplex subunit 10 has product MPDDYDKAAYPEPPRQTPAVDKQTALPNPALILSKLFYYTVDLPVTTFRDTIDSIRSKNKLVYYHQKFRRVPDLMDCKEGDFTCYYEADMQWRRDYKVDQEIVKVIQERMRACQQREGHSYQQNCTKEIQQFNEVTKNFQSRYGDLGAYANARKCLMKQKERMMAAQAQSA; this is encoded by the exons ATGCCCGACGACTATGATAAAGCAGCATACCCCGAGCCTCCGCGACAAACTCCAGCCGTGGATAAGCAGACGGCGCTGCCAAACCCAGCTCTAATTCTGTCTAAACTCTTCTATTACACCGTGGACCTTCCTGTCACCACATTTAGAG ATACTATCGACAGCATTCGGTCTAAAAATAAGCTGGTCTACTACCACCAGAAGTTTCGCCGTGTTCCCGACCTGATGGACTGCAAGGAGGGAGACTTCACCTGCTACTATGAGGCTGACATGCAGTGGAGGAGAGACTA TAAAGTGGATCAGGAGATTGTGAAGGTGATCCAGGAACGAATGAGGGCCTGTCAGCAGAGAGAAGGGCACAGCTACCAGCAGAACTGCACCAAAGAAATCCAGCAGTTCAATGAGGTGACCAAGAACTTCCAGTCACGCT ATGGAGACCTTGGGGCCTACGCTAATGCGAGGAAATGTCTAATGAAGCAAAAAGAACGAATGATGGCCGCTCAGGCCCAAAGTGCTTAA
- the LOC102218121 gene encoding 60S ribosomal protein L3 isoform X2, which translates to MEVQLNGGRAADQVDWAKEHLEKAVPISAVFYQDEMIDVVGVTKGHGFKGVTSRWHTKKLPRKTHKGLRKGPLKKDPLKTMPQPLSKEA; encoded by the exons ATGGAGGTGCAGCTGAATGGAGGCAGAGCCGCAGATCAAGTGGACTGGGCCAAGGAGCACTTGGAGAAAGCCGTGCCCATTTCTGCAGTGTTTTACCAGGATGAGATGATTGATGTCGTTGGAGTCACCAAAGGTCATGGCTTCAAAG GAGTTACAAGTCGCTGGCACACGAAGAAGCTTCCCAGAAAGACCCACAAGGGGCTGAGAAAG GGGCCACTGAAAAAAGATCCTCTAAAGACCATGCCGCAACCTCTGTCAAAGGAGGCCTGA
- the LOC102234805 gene encoding methionine-R-sulfoxide reductase B1-A, which translates to MSFCSFVGGEVFKDHFKPGIYVCSKCDHELFSSRSKYEHSSPWPAFTETIHENSVSKFKERPGAYKVKCGKCGNGLGHEFVNDGPAKGVSRFUIFSNSLKFVPKDKVDGQ; encoded by the exons ATGTCGTTTTGCTCTTTTGTCGGCGGAGAGGTCTTTAAAGACCACTTTAAACCAG GGATTTATGTTTGCTCTAAATGTGACCATGAGCTGTTCTCCAGTCGCTCCAAGTACGAGCACTCGTCCCCCTGGCCGGCCTTCACGGAGACCATTCATGAAAACAGTGTATCCAAATTTAAGGAGAGGCCCGGGGCTTATAAG GTGAAGTGTGGGAAGTGCGGAAACGGACTGGGACATGAATTTGTGAATGACGGTCCAGCCAAGGGCGTTTCTCGCTTCTGAATCTTCAGCAACTCACTGAAGTTCGTCCCTAAAG ATAAGGTCGATGGACAGTAA